Below is a genomic region from Funiculus sociatus GB2-C1.
AGTGACATTGAGGACATTGCATCCCTCTATTATACCCCATCTAGCATTACTCTTTCAGCAACGCCGAGAGTACAATACTGGCACAGCAAGCTTCTCACGTCGAAGTCTGAGGGATCAAACAGACAACTCCCACAGCCATACATCCTTACTTCAATAAATGTTGTAAAAGCTTCGATGAGATACAAAATTTCAGGAAAAGCCGGAATTAGCTTTAGAGTTAATTGACTGAAATAAGAAAAGAGGGTATTAACCCGGTTTCTTACTGATTGATGCAAGCTATGGAAATAATACGATATTTCAGGTAAAGGTGGAAAAAAGTCACTGACTTATATAGGAGGATTAGCAAAAAATTGCCAAATAATCATTATAAATGAAAGGAATAATCGAGAATAAATCAGACTAGACAACTTACTTCAAGCTTTACCTATTCAACCTTTCACCCGTATTGAACTAAAGCTAGAAAAACCGATAACTCGGTGAGTGGCAACGTTGGAAACCGAAATTCAAGGCGGGAAGGGAAGAGACTGATTGCTATCTTTATGAATGTGTCAACCTTCGCGTCCGAAGCATGAGATTGACTACTTAGACGTTGGAAGGTTGAAACCTTCCAACGTTCCAACTTTTTTCTAACTAATGATTAAAAGGGGATATCGTCATCTTGTTGGACAGGTTGAGTTGGACGGGTTATAGTTCTAGCGGCGGGTACAAACGAGGGTGTCTCATCTTCTTCTTGGTAGTCTACAGGAGACATCTCCACATCGCTATTATTAGCGGGTGCAGTTGGACGACGCGACCCCATCGGAACGACGTTGCTGGGAGGAGTTGATTCAGTTGTTTGCGTGTCAAAATCTGTATCGATTGACACTTTATGAATTCGGGAAACTGTCAACTCAGCGCGTTTCTCTTTAAAACCTTCTTGCCGATCGATGGTGTTCATGGTGAGGCGACCTTCAATAATTACGCGATCGCCCTTTTTGTAGTTATCCTTAATTTCTTGAGCTAAATTGCCCCAACCGACAACCTGTATACTTGCTGGTGGATCTTCAGCCTTTGGCCCGGGAAACTGGACTCGCAGAGAAGCGATCGCAGTTTGGCTATCTGGCGTATAACGCAGTTCCGGTTCTTTGATAATCTCCGCCATTAAAATGCAACTGTTCATAACTCAAAGTTCCACTATGGGATGTTTAGCCTCATCTATATTAGAACAAATGTACCATTAGGATTTTAGATTTTGCTCCCGGCGAAGCAGTTTCTGATCCTCCGATGATTTTGGATTAGTGATTTAATCCAAAATCCCGCGATCTTTTGGGAAGAAAGAGAGGTTGGGGGAAGAACCAGTAATCGTTCAACTCCCCGATCAATCTCCCCAAAAATCGCTTCAAAATCCAAAATTTTTACACCATTGCCACTTTAAATTCTTCTACACCCTCCTCTTGTTCAACAAATGATTGAACCCTAGTGCGATACTCCCGCAAAGTTTCATCAACCCAATCCCGGTCATTACTATTAGCAAAGATATGCACCAGAGGTTCCCCAGCATCAGGCAAAATTAATACCCAGCTGTCATCGTGAT
It encodes:
- a CDS encoding single-stranded DNA-binding protein, which codes for MNSCILMAEIIKEPELRYTPDSQTAIASLRVQFPGPKAEDPPASIQVVGWGNLAQEIKDNYKKGDRVIIEGRLTMNTIDRQEGFKEKRAELTVSRIHKVSIDTDFDTQTTESTPPSNVVPMGSRRPTAPANNSDVEMSPVDYQEEDETPSFVPAARTITRPTQPVQQDDDIPF